Part of the Aquimarina sp. MAR_2010_214 genome is shown below.
ATCAAGTTAACTAGAGCTCCAAGACCCCAAACAAATATTGCCAGTCCAAACCACTTAATCCCATGAATAGCCTTTTTATCAGCTCCACGAAGTTTTTCTTTGCTAAAAATACGCTGAATCACTATTGCCGAAATAAGGCACACAATTGCAGTTACTGTATATTCTATGGTACTAAACACGAATTAGATTTTATACCAATTTCAAAGTTAAAATGGTAATACTCATGTCTAAAGATATTGAAATTTTGATCATTATTAATCTTTCTTAGATAAACCCTAAATAAATCTAGTCTTTAATTGAGCTAATTAAATGCTATAAAAAAGTAAACCTCACAGGCATGTACTGAACTTGTTTCAGTATCCCTGTGAGGCTTTATTAAAAGGATTCTATACTATGCTTACATATTTCGTCTATACTGCCCTCCTACTTCGAACAATGCTGATGTGATCTGACCTAAAGAACATTTTTTACACACATCCATTAAAGCTTCAAAAATATTCTGATTACTGATCGCTTTTTCTTGCAGCTCTTTTAGTAGTTCTGCTGTAGTATCAGCATTTCCTTTGTGCAATTCGTTTAGCATTCTGATCTGATATTCCTTTTCTTCTTCTGTTGCACGAATTACTTCTCCTGGTGTTACCGTTGGTGATCCTTTAGAGCTTAAAAATGTATTCACTCCGATAATCGGAAATTCTCCATTATGTTTCAACGTTTCATAATACAAACTTTCTTCTTGTATTTTACTACGTTGATACATGGTTTCCATAGCTCCTAGCACTCCACCTCGTTCTGTGATTCTGTCAAACTCTGCCAATACTGCATCTTCAACAAGATCTGTTAGTTCTTCTATAATAAAAGATCCCTGAATTGGGTTTTCATTTTTAGCCAGCCCTAATTCTTTATTAATGATCAATTGTATTGCCATTGCTCTACGCACAGATTCTTCTGTTGGCGTAGTAATCGCTTCATCATAAGCATTGGTATGCAATGAATTACAATTATCATAAATTGCATATAACGCTTGAAGTGTTGTACGAATATCATTAAAATCAATTTCCTGAGCATGTAATGATCTACCCGAAGTTTGGATATGATATTTCAACATCTGAGCTCTAGAATTTGCTCCGTATTTATTTTTTAAAGCTTTTGCCCATATTTTACGAGCTACACGGCCAATAACTGCATATTCTGGATCAATACCATTAGAGAAAAAGAAGGATAAGTTGGGGCCAAATTTATTAATATCCATTCCGCGGCTTAGGTAATATTCTACATACGTAAAACCATTTGCCAGTGTTAATGCTAACTGTGTGATTGGATTTGCTCCTGCTTCTGCAATATGATATCCAGAAATGGATACCGAATAGAAGTTACGCACTTGTTTCTCAATAAAATATTCTTGTACATCTCCCATCAAACGCAATGCGAATTCTGTAGAGAAAATACAGGTATTTTGTGCCTGATCTTCTTTAAGTATATCTGCTTGTACAGTACCACGAACAGTATTTAGGGTTGTTGTTTTAATTTCATTATACACATCTATAGGTAATACCTGATCTCCTGTAACACCAAGAAGCATTAGTCCTAACCCATCATTACCTTCAGGAAGTTCGCCTTGATATTCTGGACGTTCTACTCCTTTTTCGGCATATATTTTTTTGATTTTAGCTGTTACTTCAGCTTCAAGGTTATTTTCTTTAATATACTTCTCACAATTTTGATCGATTGCTGCATTCATAAAGAAACCCAGTAACATTGGCGCAGGACCATTAATGGTCATACTTACCGAAGTCATGGCGTGTGTTAGATCAAATCCAGAGTATAATTTCTTTGCATCATCAAGACAGCAAATAGATACTCCTGCATTACCTATTTTACCATAAATATCAGGTCTCTGATCGGGATCATTTCCATAAAGTGTTACCGAATCAAAGGCTGTAGAAAGTCGCTTAGCAGGCATTCCTAAACTCACATAGTGAAAACGACGATTGGTACGTTCTGGACCACCTTCTCCGGCAAACATACGTGTTGGATCTTCTCCGGTACGCTTAAAAGGGTATAATCCAGAAGCATAAGGAAACTCACCTGGTACATTTTCTTGTAAACACCATTTCAGGATATCACCCCAAGCTTCATATTTTGGTAATGCTACCTTAGGAATCTGACTATGTGATAACGACTCTGTATGTGTTTCTATTTTAATTTCTTTATCTCTTACCTTAAAAGAATAAATAGGATCTTTATATTTTTTGACTTTAACAGCCCATCCTGTAATAATTTCCCAATTATAAGGATCTAGATTAAGTTTTATTCTATCAAACTCTGCCAAAAGTAATTTCAAAAATGATGCATTATCCTCGGTTTTTACATTCTGAAGACTCTCTTCTTCAATACCATTCTTAGATAAAGCAATAGAATCGATATTAGCAACGCTACAGATCGTTTTATAGATACCATATAATTTTTGTGCAACTTCTACCTGAGTGTTTGCAGTTTTATCATATGCTCTGTTATTCTCTGAGATTTCTGATAGATATCTAGTTCTACTTGGCGGGATAACAAATATCTTTTCAGACATTTCTTTAGAAATATGAAAATCAGATTTCAACTCTGCCCCTGTTTTCTCTACAATTTTATCCATAATTTCCTTGTAGAGTGTGTTCATTCCCGGGTCATTAAACTGCGAAGCAATCGTTCCAAATACTGGTAACTCATCCTGTGGGATATCCCATAATTGATGATTACGCATATATTGTTTTTTCACATCCCGTAATGCATCCAAAGAACCTCGTTTATCAAATTTATTGATGGCTACCAAGTCTGCAAAGTCCAACATATCTATTTTCTCTAATTGTGTTGCAGCACCAAATTCTGGTGTCATCACATATAAAGAGGTATCACTATGTTCTAAGATTTCGGTATCAGACTGTCCGATCCCTGAAGTCTCGAGAATGATAAGATCAAATTCAGCAGCCTTAAGTACTTCTATTGCTTCTGCTACATACTTAGACAATGCCAGATTAGATTGGCGTGTGGCCAGAGAGCGCATATATACTCTAGGAGAATTAATAGCATTCATTCTAATTCTATCTCCTAATAGTGCTCCTCCTGTTTTACGTTTAGAAGGATCTACAGAGATTAATCCAATTGTTTTTTCAGGAAAATCAATCAAAAACCGGCGAACCAACTCATCAACCAGTGATGATTTACCAGCTCCACCAGTACCGGTAATACCAAGTACAGGTGTTTTAGATGTTTTATTCTTTAGATGAATCTGATCTAAAGTATCTTTAGCTACTTCAGGAAAATTTTCTGCTGCAGAAATAACTCGAGCAATAGAACCGATTTCTTTTTCTGCCAGATGCTCCACTTCTCCATTAAGATGATCGCCTACAGGGAAATCTGATCTTTTAACAAGATCATTAATCATCCCTTGTAACCCTAATTCTCTTCCATCATCAGGAGAATATATACGAGTAATCCCATAATCCATAAGTTCTTTGATCTCTTCTGGAAGGATTACTCCACCACCACCTCCAAATATTTTAATATGAGTTGCTCCTTTCTCTTTTAGCAAATCATACATATATTTAAAATATTCATTGTGCCCTCCTTGATAAGAAGTCATTGCTATAGCATTAGCATCTTCTTGTATGGCACAATTCACAACTTCTTCTACACTACGATCGTGACCTAAGTGAATGACTTCTACTCCTGTAGATTGGATAATACGACGCATAATATTAATAGCGGCATCGTGTCCATCAAATAATGAAGCTGCTGTAACTATTCTGACTTTATTCTTGGGTGTATAAGGTGCTATTTGTTCCATTGATAATAAAAAGT
Proteins encoded:
- a CDS encoding methylmalonyl-CoA mutase family protein, with amino-acid sequence MEQIAPYTPKNKVRIVTAASLFDGHDAAINIMRRIIQSTGVEVIHLGHDRSVEEVVNCAIQEDANAIAMTSYQGGHNEYFKYMYDLLKEKGATHIKIFGGGGGVILPEEIKELMDYGITRIYSPDDGRELGLQGMINDLVKRSDFPVGDHLNGEVEHLAEKEIGSIARVISAAENFPEVAKDTLDQIHLKNKTSKTPVLGITGTGGAGKSSLVDELVRRFLIDFPEKTIGLISVDPSKRKTGGALLGDRIRMNAINSPRVYMRSLATRQSNLALSKYVAEAIEVLKAAEFDLIILETSGIGQSDTEILEHSDTSLYVMTPEFGAATQLEKIDMLDFADLVAINKFDKRGSLDALRDVKKQYMRNHQLWDIPQDELPVFGTIASQFNDPGMNTLYKEIMDKIVEKTGAELKSDFHISKEMSEKIFVIPPSRTRYLSEISENNRAYDKTANTQVEVAQKLYGIYKTICSVANIDSIALSKNGIEEESLQNVKTEDNASFLKLLLAEFDRIKLNLDPYNWEIITGWAVKVKKYKDPIYSFKVRDKEIKIETHTESLSHSQIPKVALPKYEAWGDILKWCLQENVPGEFPYASGLYPFKRTGEDPTRMFAGEGGPERTNRRFHYVSLGMPAKRLSTAFDSVTLYGNDPDQRPDIYGKIGNAGVSICCLDDAKKLYSGFDLTHAMTSVSMTINGPAPMLLGFFMNAAIDQNCEKYIKENNLEAEVTAKIKKIYAEKGVERPEYQGELPEGNDGLGLMLLGVTGDQVLPIDVYNEIKTTTLNTVRGTVQADILKEDQAQNTCIFSTEFALRLMGDVQEYFIEKQVRNFYSVSISGYHIAEAGANPITQLALTLANGFTYVEYYLSRGMDINKFGPNLSFFFSNGIDPEYAVIGRVARKIWAKALKNKYGANSRAQMLKYHIQTSGRSLHAQEIDFNDIRTTLQALYAIYDNCNSLHTNAYDEAITTPTEESVRRAMAIQLIINKELGLAKNENPIQGSFIIEELTDLVEDAVLAEFDRITERGGVLGAMETMYQRSKIQEESLYYETLKHNGEFPIIGVNTFLSSKGSPTVTPGEVIRATEEEKEYQIRMLNELHKGNADTTAELLKELQEKAISNQNIFEALMDVCKKCSLGQITSALFEVGGQYRRNM